The Pseudomonas sp. G2-4 genome window below encodes:
- a CDS encoding DUF3182 family protein, giving the protein MTSVNRNKAVMAHSVNPHAPLHEVETNRALARWLAQILGFEYGGSYDDQQHAGRDVYLVPTQTLIGAETASRLGVKGPEDLWGGYVEHDFICTKAITHGLLNKDAVAPQGWSPLFAKLTRGAVLDGVSVFALKDARPAAEHLLYSGAIRLKPVHACAGRDQRVIKSLAQFDEVVAAPDAQALFRDGVVLEQNLSEVQTQSVGQSFIDGKVLSYCGVQHLTRDSEGLEVYGGSDLLVVQGGYIELLKLELPDDVREAVRLAQVFDDAANQAYPGFFASRRNYDIAQGLDAAGQPRGGVLEQSWRMGGASSAELAALQVFVEDPSTNAVRVSSVETYTDQPLPPGATEVYRGEAHNGDFLLKYVTVHSYDG; this is encoded by the coding sequence ATGACGTCAGTCAATCGCAACAAAGCGGTAATGGCCCACTCGGTCAACCCTCACGCACCGCTCCATGAAGTCGAAACCAATCGCGCACTGGCCCGTTGGCTGGCGCAGATCCTAGGCTTTGAGTACGGCGGCAGTTATGACGACCAGCAACATGCCGGGCGTGATGTATATCTGGTGCCTACGCAAACCTTGATCGGAGCCGAAACTGCGTCGCGCTTGGGCGTCAAGGGCCCGGAGGATTTATGGGGCGGTTATGTCGAGCATGATTTTATCTGCACCAAGGCGATTACCCACGGTCTGTTGAATAAGGATGCCGTGGCGCCCCAAGGCTGGTCGCCACTGTTTGCCAAGCTTACCCGTGGCGCCGTGCTCGATGGCGTGAGTGTCTTCGCACTCAAGGACGCGCGTCCGGCCGCCGAGCATTTGCTGTACTCCGGAGCGATCCGCCTCAAGCCTGTGCATGCTTGTGCCGGGCGCGACCAGCGTGTAATCAAGAGCTTGGCGCAGTTCGATGAAGTCGTTGCCGCGCCGGACGCCCAGGCGCTGTTTCGCGACGGGGTGGTGCTGGAGCAGAACCTCAGTGAGGTCCAGACCCAGAGCGTCGGCCAGAGCTTCATCGACGGCAAGGTCCTCAGCTATTGCGGCGTGCAACACCTGACCCGGGACAGCGAAGGCCTGGAAGTCTACGGCGGCTCGGATCTGCTGGTGGTGCAGGGCGGCTACATCGAATTGCTCAAGCTTGAGCTGCCCGACGACGTGCGTGAGGCGGTGCGCCTGGCCCAGGTCTTCGATGACGCCGCCAACCAGGCCTACCCCGGTTTCTTCGCCTCGCGGCGCAATTACGACATTGCCCAGGGCCTTGACGCCGCCGGCCAGCCCCGGGGCGGTGTGCTGGAGCAATCGTGGCGCATGGGCGGAGCGAGCAGTGCGGAGCTGGCGGCGTTGCAGGTATTCGTCGAGGACCCATCGACCAACGCGGTTCGCGTGTCCTCGGTGGAAACCTACACCGACCAGCCGCTGCCCCCCGGGGCCACCGAGGTGTATCGCGGCGAGGCGCACAATGGAGACTTCCTTCTTAAATACGTAACGGTTCATTCCTATGACGGCTAG
- a CDS encoding GlxA family transcriptional regulator, with translation MTQQRAVAELGVLIYPGAQLAAVHGLTDLFAVAQQIAAEQASALLPQLRVSHWQAEDDEAPQRVFDSATGPAGKLVALLIPPSLAGFSEGQVSQALMDWLRAQHAGGTVLGGVCVGSILLAESGLLDGRSATTHWTSAKSFAARYPKIKLNADKPIVDDGDLITTAGLMAWSELGLRLVDRLLGPSIATRTAQFLVIEHSDSASQCGSNFAPILGHGDAAILKVQHWLQSSGAVDVSLGAMAERAGLEERTFLRRFRAATGLKPTEYCQHLRVGKAREMLELTNGTIDHIAWTVGYQDPSAFRATFKKITGLGPSDYRAKFGVSPPGVSKS, from the coding sequence ATGACGCAGCAAAGGGCCGTCGCGGAGCTCGGGGTGCTGATCTATCCCGGCGCGCAATTGGCGGCGGTGCACGGTTTGACCGATCTGTTTGCGGTGGCGCAGCAGATCGCCGCAGAGCAGGCCAGCGCGCTGCTGCCGCAGCTGCGGGTGAGTCACTGGCAAGCGGAGGATGATGAGGCGCCGCAGCGCGTTTTCGACAGTGCTACCGGCCCCGCGGGCAAGCTGGTTGCGTTGTTGATTCCGCCATCCCTTGCCGGCTTCAGCGAAGGCCAGGTTTCCCAGGCGTTGATGGATTGGTTGCGTGCCCAGCATGCCGGCGGCACGGTATTGGGCGGTGTTTGCGTAGGCTCGATCCTGCTGGCCGAAAGCGGGTTGCTCGACGGCCGCAGCGCCACCACCCACTGGACCTCGGCCAAGAGCTTCGCCGCGCGTTACCCGAAGATCAAACTCAACGCCGACAAACCCATCGTCGACGACGGCGACTTGATTACCACGGCCGGGTTGATGGCGTGGTCGGAACTCGGGTTGCGCTTGGTGGACCGCCTGCTCGGGCCGAGCATTGCCACGCGCACCGCGCAATTTCTGGTGATCGAGCACAGTGACAGCGCGAGCCAGTGCGGCAGTAACTTTGCCCCTATCCTCGGACATGGCGATGCGGCGATTCTCAAGGTTCAGCATTGGTTGCAGAGCAGCGGCGCGGTAGACGTCTCCCTCGGCGCGATGGCTGAACGGGCCGGTCTGGAAGAGCGCACCTTCCTGCGCCGGTTTCGCGCTGCCACCGGCCTCAAGCCCACCGAATACTGCCAGCACCTGCGCGTCGGCAAGGCCCGGGAAATGCTGGAGCTCACCAATGGCACCATCGATCACATCGCCTGGACCGTCGGCTACCAGGATCCGAGTGCGTTTCGAGCCACCTTCAAGAAAATTACCGGGCTGGGGCCGAGTGATTATCGGGCGAAGTTTGGGGTGAGTCCGCCGGGTGTTTCAAAAAGCTGA
- the clsB gene encoding cardiolipin synthase ClsB, producing MMSATMDKATVEQIEVPPTEGNPALTDIEYGWHGNNRVTLLENGEEYFPRVFEAIRRAESEILLETFILFEDKVGNELRDLLVDAAHRGVRITVSLDGFGCGELTTEFLASLSGAGVRLQMFDPAPRHLGFRTNWFRRLHRKIVVVDGVIAFIGGINFSADHLGDFGPEAKQDYSVEIKGPAVVDIHHFALLQSGRPSRAKYWWQRRRSRRNELAFNDHDGQVRLVYRDNHEHQTDIEEVYLQVLRSAQRRVVIANAYFFPGYRLLREIRNAARRGVEVRLILQGQPDMMIAKLAARMLYNYLLKAGVVIYEYCERPLHGKVALVDEDWSTVGSSNLDPLSLSLNLEANVLIRDRGFNRELFQRLDHLSRNHCTVMPENQAPRGLLWRMTIGFMVFHFLRHFPAWAGWLPAHKPRLKPFSPPTAVRSEPHEPL from the coding sequence ATTATGAGCGCGACGATGGACAAGGCGACGGTGGAACAGATCGAGGTTCCGCCCACCGAGGGCAATCCGGCGCTGACCGATATCGAATACGGCTGGCACGGCAATAACCGCGTCACGCTGCTGGAAAACGGCGAGGAATATTTCCCCCGGGTTTTCGAAGCCATTCGCCGCGCCGAGAGCGAAATTCTGCTGGAGACCTTCATCCTGTTCGAGGACAAGGTCGGCAACGAACTGCGCGACCTCTTGGTGGATGCCGCCCACCGCGGCGTACGCATCACCGTCAGCCTCGACGGCTTCGGCTGCGGTGAGCTGACCACCGAATTCCTGGCGTCGTTGAGCGGCGCCGGCGTGCGCCTGCAAATGTTCGATCCCGCCCCCCGGCACTTGGGGTTTCGCACCAACTGGTTCCGGCGCCTGCACCGCAAGATCGTGGTGGTGGACGGGGTGATTGCGTTTATCGGCGGGATCAATTTTTCCGCTGATCACCTGGGTGATTTCGGCCCCGAGGCCAAGCAAGATTACTCCGTGGAGATCAAAGGCCCGGCGGTGGTGGATATCCATCACTTCGCGCTGTTGCAGAGCGGCCGGCCTTCGCGGGCCAAATACTGGTGGCAACGGCGCCGCAGCCGTCGCAACGAGCTGGCTTTCAACGATCATGACGGCCAGGTGCGCCTGGTCTATCGCGACAACCACGAGCATCAGACCGACATCGAAGAGGTCTACCTGCAAGTACTGCGCAGCGCCCAGCGGCGTGTGGTGATCGCCAATGCCTATTTCTTCCCTGGCTACCGGTTGCTGCGGGAAATCCGTAATGCGGCCCGGCGTGGCGTAGAGGTGCGGCTGATTCTGCAGGGCCAGCCGGACATGATGATCGCCAAGCTCGCGGCGCGGATGCTTTACAACTACCTGCTCAAAGCCGGCGTGGTGATCTACGAATACTGCGAGCGCCCGTTGCACGGCAAAGTCGCGTTGGTGGATGAGGATTGGAGCACCGTCGGCTCGAGCAACCTCGACCCGCTGAGCCTGTCCCTGAACCTGGAAGCCAACGTGCTGATCCGTGACCGGGGATTCAATCGCGAACTGTTCCAGCGTCTCGATCATCTGAGCCGCAACCACTGCACCGTCATGCCTGAGAATCAAGCCCCCCGGGGCCTGCTGTGGCGCATGACCATCGGTTTCATGGTGTTCCACTTCTTGCGCCACTTTCCGGCCTGGGCCGGCTGGCTGCCGGCCCATAAACCACGTCTGAAACCTTTTTCGCCGCCGACGGCGGTTCGGAGCGAACCCCATGAACCACTCTGA
- a CDS encoding lysylphosphatidylglycerol synthase domain-containing protein: protein MNHSEAHTAPGDAHAPEQAKPVSRWSRWKRPLTLAFFLLLIVLFTTLARRIDWSEVFATLADFKVRTLIIAGALTITSFITYACFDLIGRTYIRQKLGWRQILPVGVISYAFNLNLSAWVGGIAMRYRLYSRLGVSTGNIAKILGLSLATNWFGYMTLAGAVFSSGLVTMPPGWKLSSGALQGVGVLLLLVSAGYLVACRFSKRRAWTIRGMEINLPSLRMAMLQLALGALNWSLMAAVIFTLLPGKLDYPMVLGVLLISSIAGVITHIPAGLGVLEAVFIALLQHEVSRGSLLAGLIAYRAIYFILPLLITVVMYLVIEAKAKALRVKSGPR from the coding sequence ATGAACCACTCTGAAGCGCACACCGCGCCGGGAGATGCCCACGCACCGGAGCAGGCCAAACCGGTGTCGCGCTGGAGCCGCTGGAAAAGACCATTGACCCTGGCCTTCTTCCTGCTGCTGATCGTGCTGTTCACGACCCTGGCCCGACGCATCGACTGGTCGGAAGTGTTCGCCACCCTGGCGGACTTCAAGGTGCGTACCTTGATCATCGCTGGCGCGTTGACCATTACCAGTTTCATTACCTACGCCTGCTTCGACCTGATCGGCCGCACCTACATCCGGCAAAAGCTGGGATGGCGGCAGATCTTGCCGGTGGGGGTGATCAGCTATGCGTTCAACCTCAACCTCAGCGCCTGGGTCGGCGGCATCGCCATGCGCTATCGACTGTATTCGCGGCTGGGGGTCAGCACCGGCAACATCGCCAAGATCCTCGGCCTGAGCCTGGCCACCAACTGGTTCGGCTACATGACCTTGGCCGGCGCGGTGTTCAGCAGCGGCCTGGTCACAATGCCGCCGGGCTGGAAACTGAGCAGCGGGGCGCTGCAAGGCGTGGGAGTGCTGTTGTTGCTGGTGAGCGCCGGTTATCTGGTGGCCTGTCGGTTTTCCAAGCGGCGGGCCTGGACGATTCGCGGCATGGAAATCAACCTGCCGTCGTTGCGCATGGCCATGCTGCAACTGGCCCTGGGGGCGCTGAACTGGTCGCTGATGGCGGCGGTGATCTTCACCTTGTTGCCAGGCAAACTGGATTATCCGATGGTGCTCGGGGTGTTGCTGATCAGCAGCATTGCCGGGGTCATCACCCACATTCCGGCGGGGCTTGGGGTATTGGAGGCGGTGTTCATTGCTCTCCTGCAACACGAAGTGTCCCGGGGCAGCCTGTTGGCGGGGCTGATCGCCTACCGGGCGATCTACTTCATTTTGCCGTTGTTGATCACGGTGGTGATGTATTTGGTGATTGAGGCGAAGGCCAAGGCGTTGCGGGTCAAGTCCGGACCCAGGTAA
- a CDS encoding alpha/beta fold hydrolase, translated as MTARSETIQIKIDDEHMNGTFLSPKSKVPGVLFVHGWGGSQERDLERAKGIAGLGCVCLTFDLRGHTGGAGIPLSRVTREDNLRDLLTAYDRLLAHPALDTSAIAVVGTSYGGYLASILTSLRPVRWLALRVPALYRDEQWHTPKRDLDKSDLLDYRSTLVHADTNRALHACSQFTGDVLLVESETDDHVPHATIMSYRAACQQTHSLTHRIIDGADHALSDPVSQQAYTSILVDWITEMVVGERLSIIQDR; from the coding sequence ATGACGGCTAGAAGCGAAACCATTCAGATCAAGATCGACGATGAACACATGAACGGGACCTTCCTGAGCCCCAAGTCGAAGGTGCCTGGCGTGTTATTCGTGCACGGTTGGGGCGGCAGCCAGGAGCGTGACCTGGAGCGGGCCAAAGGCATCGCCGGCCTGGGTTGCGTGTGTTTGACCTTTGACTTGCGCGGGCACACCGGCGGGGCGGGCATTCCGCTGTCACGGGTGACGCGGGAGGACAACTTGCGGGATCTGCTGACGGCCTACGACCGGCTGCTCGCGCACCCGGCGCTGGACACCTCGGCGATTGCGGTTGTGGGTACCAGCTACGGCGGTTACCTGGCCTCGATCCTGACATCGCTGCGCCCGGTGCGCTGGCTGGCGTTGCGGGTTCCGGCGCTGTACCGCGACGAGCAATGGCACACGCCCAAGCGCGACCTCGACAAGAGCGACCTGCTGGATTATCGCAGCACCCTGGTGCACGCCGACACCAACCGCGCCTTGCATGCCTGCTCGCAGTTCACCGGCGATGTGCTGCTGGTGGAGTCGGAAACCGACGATCACGTCCCCCACGCCACCATCATGAGCTACCGCGCCGCGTGCCAGCAGACCCATTCGTTGACCCACCGGATCATCGACGGCGCCGACCATGCCCTGAGCGACCCTGTCTCACAACAGGCCTACACCTCGATCCTAGTGGACTGGATCACGGAGATGGTGGTGGGAGAACGGTTGAGCATTATTCAGGACCGGTGA
- a CDS encoding endonuclease/exonuclease/phosphatase family protein has protein sequence MSIPESTEATHDPTQHLAQDVERINRFTVLTVNTHKGFTALNRRFILPELREAVRSVSADVVFLQEVHGTHEHHPQRYNNWPSMPQYEFLADSLWPQFAYGRNAVYPAGDHGNALLSKFQIIRHDNIDMSISGHETRGMLHSVLRLPGSDGLEIHAICVHLGLREGHRVEQLKLLGQRLSELPPEAPVIVAGDFNDWRGKASELLEPCGLREVFAEQLGKPARSFPARLPILRLDRIYVRNLKAHHPKVLSVRPWSHLSDHAPLSVEIEL, from the coding sequence ATGAGCATTCCAGAATCCACCGAAGCGACCCACGATCCGACCCAGCACCTGGCCCAGGACGTCGAGCGGATCAACCGTTTCACCGTGCTGACGGTCAACACCCACAAGGGCTTCACCGCCCTGAACCGGCGTTTCATCCTCCCGGAACTGCGCGAAGCAGTGCGCAGCGTGTCCGCCGATGTCGTGTTCTTGCAGGAAGTGCACGGCACCCATGAACACCACCCCCAGCGCTACAACAATTGGCCGAGCATGCCGCAATACGAATTCCTCGCCGACAGCCTCTGGCCGCAATTCGCCTACGGGCGCAATGCGGTATACCCGGCGGGCGATCACGGCAATGCGCTGTTGTCGAAATTCCAGATCATCCGCCACGACAACATCGACATGTCCATCAGCGGCCATGAAACCCGCGGCATGCTCCACAGCGTGCTGCGTCTGCCGGGCAGCGACGGGCTGGAAATCCATGCCATTTGCGTGCACCTGGGGTTGCGCGAAGGTCATCGCGTCGAGCAACTGAAACTGCTTGGCCAGCGTTTGAGTGAACTGCCGCCCGAGGCGCCGGTGATCGTCGCCGGGGACTTCAATGACTGGCGCGGCAAGGCCAGTGAGTTGCTCGAGCCCTGTGGCCTGCGGGAAGTGTTCGCCGAACAGCTGGGCAAGCCGGCCCGCAGCTTCCCAGCACGCCTGCCGATTCTGCGCCTGGACCGCATCTACGTGCGCAACCTCAAGGCCCATCACCCCAAAGTGTTGAGCGTACGCCCCTGGTCGCACCTGTCCGACCATGCACCGCTGTCGGTGGAGATTGAATTATGA
- a CDS encoding DUF72 domain-containing protein → MTAIHIGISGWRYTPWRGDFYPKGLPQKRELQFASRAVNSIEINGSFYALQRPERYAQWYAETPPGFVFSVKAPRFITHIKRLRDIRKPLANFFASGVLELKEKLGAILWQFPPSFKFDPELFEDFLKQLPHDTEGAAALAGEHEPRLDGHASTKTDKKRPLRHAVEIRHESFIDPDFITLLKRYDIALVIADTAGKWPYREDVTSDFVYLRLHGAEELYASGYTDAALKRWGDRIEAWSHGKQPADAHLIDPKKKPRARKSREVFCYFDNDIKVRAPYDARHLLEHFDLDKDLATTPGERPAEGVLP, encoded by the coding sequence ATGACGGCGATACACATTGGCATTTCCGGTTGGCGTTACACGCCCTGGCGGGGGGATTTCTACCCCAAGGGCCTGCCCCAGAAGCGGGAATTGCAATTTGCCTCGCGAGCGGTCAACAGCATCGAAATCAATGGATCGTTCTACGCCCTGCAACGCCCCGAGCGGTATGCCCAGTGGTACGCCGAAACGCCGCCCGGCTTCGTGTTCAGCGTCAAGGCCCCGCGTTTCATCACCCACATCAAGCGCCTGCGGGATATCCGCAAGCCGCTGGCCAACTTCTTCGCCTCCGGCGTGCTGGAGCTCAAGGAAAAACTGGGGGCGATCCTCTGGCAGTTTCCTCCCAGCTTCAAATTCGACCCAGAGCTGTTCGAAGACTTTCTCAAGCAACTGCCCCACGACACCGAAGGCGCTGCCGCCCTGGCCGGTGAGCACGAACCGCGCCTGGACGGCCACGCCAGCACCAAGACCGATAAAAAACGCCCGCTGCGCCATGCCGTCGAAATCCGTCATGAGAGTTTCATCGACCCGGACTTCATCACCTTGCTCAAGCGCTACGACATCGCCCTGGTGATCGCCGATACCGCCGGCAAGTGGCCCTATCGCGAAGACGTCACCAGTGATTTCGTCTACCTGCGCCTGCACGGCGCCGAGGAGCTGTACGCCAGTGGTTATACCGACGCGGCGTTGAAACGCTGGGGCGACCGGATCGAAGCCTGGAGCCACGGCAAGCAGCCCGCCGACGCCCACCTGATCGACCCGAAAAAGAAACCCCGGGCGCGCAAGAGCCGGGAAGTGTTCTGCTATTTCGACAATGACATCAAAGTCCGCGCGCCCTATGACGCGCGCCACTTGCTGGAGCACTTCGACCTGGACAAGGACCTCGCCACCACACCCGGTGAGCGCCCGGCCGAGGGAGTATTGCCATGA
- a CDS encoding mechanosensitive ion channel family protein yields the protein MSRLSTAFLLVLLALTGTSAYGTAAIPGTSKPSEAPAEPEPLVQGGLLGAISSSIDDVQDKLDLNQSLVDAWRLRADRAADEVDRLVDQTSRSSWRVAGDFLLLSSVWIGAFALIWTAARLLVRHLGPRRWLRSRQRVRDLLGYLLPYTVPALVCLPLTLYVSHFLQVSVGRALALCFAYATSSGIFSTSVLLCVIVMFNVGHKRRAVAMIRRLSPRPLFMIGFLAALSDALTSPQIARQLGGNITSSIAVFTGLFASVIFGWLVIRLRRPVAHLIRNRPLAQRLKQPALQESLRIFSGLWYWPILLMVLVSAVSLIGVGEDNQKALRCALFTTILLIAMVFLSTVFQHIFKSPKAEAIQRSSAYKGRLLSLLHALLRIAMAVAFIEILGRIWGISLFEFASRNAIGRAISDSLSRIGLIFLMTWLTWVVLDTAIQEALKPPLNKRGARQPSTRIKTILPLLRNAAKIILVVICAITTMANLGINVAPLLAGAGVVGLAIGFGSQQLVQDVITGLFIIIEDTLSIGDWVVLDSGHAGTVEGLTIRTLRLRDGKGFVHSVPFGQIKAVTNQSRQFAFAFFSVQFTYDTDVDQAIELIREAGRSISEDPFLKFNLQGPLDVFGVDKMDLNGVVLTAQFRTVSGGQYAVSRAFNQRLKKLVDNAPAVHFAQTYPQQVMLPRRLVEEPREEDGVPDQSQ from the coding sequence TTGTCTCGATTGAGTACCGCATTCCTTTTGGTGTTGCTGGCGCTGACCGGCACCAGTGCCTACGGGACCGCCGCTATTCCCGGCACCTCGAAACCCAGTGAGGCCCCCGCCGAACCCGAGCCGCTGGTGCAGGGCGGCTTGTTGGGCGCCATCAGTTCGAGCATCGACGACGTCCAGGACAAACTCGACCTCAACCAGAGCCTGGTGGATGCCTGGCGCTTGCGGGCGGATCGGGCGGCGGATGAGGTGGACCGCCTGGTGGACCAGACCTCCCGTTCATCCTGGCGGGTGGCGGGGGACTTCCTGTTGTTATCGAGCGTCTGGATCGGGGCTTTTGCCTTGATCTGGACTGCGGCGCGGCTGCTGGTGCGACACCTGGGCCCGCGCCGCTGGCTACGCAGCCGCCAGCGGGTCCGGGACCTGCTCGGTTACCTGCTGCCCTATACCGTACCGGCACTGGTCTGCCTGCCGCTGACCCTGTACGTCAGCCATTTCCTCCAAGTCTCGGTGGGGCGTGCCTTGGCGCTGTGTTTCGCCTACGCCACCAGCAGCGGCATCTTCTCCACGTCGGTGCTGCTGTGCGTGATCGTGATGTTCAACGTCGGCCACAAACGCCGGGCAGTGGCGATGATCCGTCGCCTGAGCCCCAGGCCGCTGTTCATGATCGGCTTTCTCGCCGCCCTCAGCGATGCCCTGACCAGCCCGCAGATCGCCCGGCAACTGGGCGGCAACATCACCAGCAGTATCGCGGTATTCACCGGCTTGTTCGCCTCGGTGATCTTCGGCTGGCTGGTGATTCGCCTGCGCCGGCCGGTGGCGCACCTGATCCGCAACCGACCGCTGGCCCAGCGTTTGAAGCAGCCAGCCCTGCAGGAGTCGCTGCGGATCTTTTCCGGGCTTTGGTACTGGCCGATCCTGTTGATGGTGTTGGTCTCGGCGGTAAGCCTGATTGGCGTTGGCGAAGACAACCAGAAGGCCCTGCGCTGCGCGCTGTTCACCACGATCCTGCTGATTGCGATGGTGTTCCTCAGCACGGTGTTCCAGCACATCTTCAAGTCGCCCAAGGCCGAGGCCATCCAGCGTAGCAGCGCCTATAAGGGCCGCCTGTTGAGCTTGCTGCATGCGTTGTTGCGGATCGCCATGGCAGTGGCGTTCATTGAAATCCTCGGACGGATCTGGGGGATTTCGCTGTTCGAGTTCGCCTCGCGCAATGCCATAGGCAGGGCGATCAGTGATTCCTTGAGCCGCATCGGCCTGATTTTCCTGATGACCTGGCTCACCTGGGTGGTGCTCGACACCGCGATCCAGGAAGCCTTGAAACCACCCCTGAACAAACGTGGGGCTCGCCAGCCCAGCACCCGGATCAAGACCATCCTGCCGCTGCTGCGCAATGCGGCGAAAATCATCCTGGTGGTGATCTGCGCGATCACCACCATGGCCAACCTGGGCATCAACGTCGCGCCGTTGCTGGCCGGTGCCGGGGTGGTGGGGTTGGCGATCGGTTTCGGTTCGCAGCAACTGGTGCAGGACGTGATCACCGGGCTGTTCATCATCATCGAGGACACGCTGTCCATCGGCGACTGGGTGGTGCTCGACTCCGGCCATGCCGGGACCGTCGAGGGACTGACCATCCGCACCCTGCGCCTGCGCGACGGCAAGGGCTTCGTGCATTCGGTGCCGTTCGGCCAGATCAAGGCCGTGACCAACCAATCCCGACAATTTGCCTTCGCGTTCTTCTCCGTGCAGTTCACCTATGACACCGACGTGGACCAGGCCATCGAGCTGATTCGCGAAGCCGGGCGCTCGATCTCCGAAGACCCGTTCCTCAAGTTCAACCTGCAAGGGCCGCTGGATGTGTTCGGCGTGGACAAGATGGACCTCAACGGCGTGGTGCTCACGGCGCAGTTCCGCACGGTGTCGGGAGGTCAGTATGCGGTGAGCCGGGCGTTCAACCAGCGCTTGAAGAAGCTTGTGGATAACGCCCCGGCGGTGCATTTTGCGCAGACTTATCCACAGCAGGTGATGTTGCCGCGACGGTTGGTGGAGGAACCGAGGGAAGAGGATGGGGTGCCTGATCAATCTCAATAA